A window of Pyrobaculum aerophilum str. IM2 contains these coding sequences:
- the rqcH gene encoding ribosome rescue protein RqcH gives MKKVVTAFDLLASVVEMSGLAGNKLENVYRTGAGFLFKFAGGYISATKYRISLTSVIPEKTHEGAETLRGLFRDDRLAEVVMPRFDRIAELVFGSGKIIVELLEPFNMVAVRDGKVVWLLHSYRGKDRVISPGAMYAYPPAVFVDVLKADVDELQKAIDPGDLRRSLIRRLGTGPELADELIVRAGTSPRAIAEEFKALVEKVRLGKIEPTVCVKDGVPITVMPIKPLSLKCDEYKQFNAFWEALDFYFAPMELESAAIQTTQELAQRRKRLEASIRELENKIPEYREEAAKLKTLAHKLLMYKLEIEEALKGMETSIRVVNVDATRIKIELPEGEQVELRKGVSIGKQISQLFDEAKELEEKAQKAAQVLEKLKKDLSKLDEEQRRAEEKLKSSVKIATKKSWFEKFHWTVTTGRKPVIGGRDASQNEVVVKKYLKEHYLFFHADIPGASAVVAPPSEDPLELLQIAQFAAAYSKAWKIGIHAVDVYYVKGVQVTKQPPSGQYLARGSFMIYGKREYVRNVRLELAVGCRKDGEAYRVVAAPPKSAHLLAEKYVVVTPGNKEKGKLGKELAQEWGGCAVEDVVAALPGPSRVSEEGRGSPLPWDEVERIFATW, from the coding sequence GTGAAAAAGGTCGTAACGGCTTTTGACCTATTGGCGTCTGTAGTAGAGATGTCGGGCTTAGCCGGAAACAAATTAGAAAATGTGTACAGGACGGGGGCTGGGTTTTTGTTCAAATTCGCCGGGGGTTATATAAGCGCTACTAAGTATAGAATTTCTCTGACCTCCGTCATACCTGAGAAGACTCATGAGGGGGCCGAGACCCTGAGGGGGCTTTTCCGCGACGATAGACTAGCGGAGGTCGTCATGCCCCGATTCGACAGAATAGCCGAGTTGGTATTTGGCAGTGGGAAAATTATAGTGGAGCTTCTAGAGCCTTTCAACATGGTTGCTGTGAGGGATGGAAAAGTGGTGTGGCTTCTGCACAGCTACCGCGGCAAGGACAGAGTCATAAGCCCCGGCGCAATGTACGCCTACCCGCCGGCCGTATTTGTAGATGTGTTAAAAGCCGATGTCGACGAGCTCCAAAAGGCTATTGACCCGGGGGATCTCAGGCGTAGTTTAATTAGGCGTTTAGGCACAGGGCCTGAGCTGGCAGACGAGTTAATTGTACGTGCAGGCACGTCGCCAAGGGCCATAGCTGAGGAGTTCAAGGCGCTGGTGGAAAAAGTGCGTTTAGGCAAAATAGAGCCCACTGTGTGTGTAAAAGACGGCGTGCCTATTACAGTAATGCCAATTAAACCGCTCTCTTTAAAATGCGACGAGTATAAACAGTTTAACGCCTTCTGGGAAGCCTTAGACTTCTACTTTGCGCCTATGGAGTTAGAGTCAGCCGCAATTCAAACGACTCAGGAGCTGGCGCAGAGGCGCAAGAGGCTTGAGGCGTCTATAAGAGAGCTTGAAAACAAAATACCTGAGTACAGAGAGGAGGCCGCGAAGTTAAAAACGCTGGCGCACAAACTCCTTATGTATAAACTCGAAATAGAAGAGGCTCTGAAGGGCATGGAGACTAGTATACGTGTAGTAAACGTAGACGCCACTAGGATTAAAATAGAGCTCCCAGAAGGCGAACAAGTTGAGCTTAGAAAAGGGGTATCAATAGGTAAACAGATATCGCAACTTTTCGATGAGGCAAAAGAGCTGGAGGAGAAGGCGCAGAAGGCGGCTCAAGTGCTTGAAAAACTCAAAAAAGACCTGTCAAAACTTGATGAGGAGCAACGCCGCGCCGAGGAGAAGCTAAAGAGCTCTGTTAAAATAGCGACGAAAAAGAGCTGGTTTGAGAAATTCCACTGGACTGTGACCACGGGGAGGAAGCCCGTTATAGGAGGCAGAGACGCCTCTCAAAACGAAGTGGTGGTGAAGAAGTACCTCAAAGAGCATTACCTCTTCTTCCACGCCGACATACCCGGAGCGTCGGCGGTGGTGGCTCCCCCCTCCGAAGATCCCCTAGAGTTGTTACAAATAGCCCAGTTCGCTGCGGCTTACAGCAAGGCGTGGAAAATCGGCATACACGCTGTGGATGTATATTATGTGAAGGGGGTCCAGGTTACTAAACAGCCCCCTTCAGGGCAGTATCTAGCAAGGGGCTCTTTCATGATATACGGGAAGAGGGAATACGTGAGAAACGTACGCCTTGAGCTGGCAGTGGGCTGTAGAAAAGACGGCGAAGCGTACAGAGTTGTGGCCGCGCCGCCTAAGTCGGCCCATTTACTAGCAGAGAAATACGTAGTTGTAACGCCCGGCAATAAAGAAAAGGGAAAGCTCGGCAAAGAGCTGGCCCAGGAATGGGGAGGTTGCGCTGTAGAAGACGTCGTGGCGGCGTTGCCGGGGCCCTCAAGAGTTTCAGAGGAGGGCCGCGGAAGTCCGCTACCGTGGGATGAAGTGGAGCGAATTTTCGCAACGTGGTGA
- a CDS encoding Mut7-C RNAse domain-containing protein translates to MKADAECKEISDTAFYCIYVDAMLGWLARMLRILFGAEVFYSSSIGDSQLLKTNCLVVTRDEELFRQRRGPTILLKTDDHVKWIAVFLRLGMRPFEKTRCPECGGELIKISCGEAEAAVGHAIQSAECWRCVNCGKYYWVGSHWRRLRQLVREAEEVRAECLGTG, encoded by the coding sequence GTGAAGGCCGACGCCGAGTGTAAGGAGATAAGCGATACGGCCTTTTACTGCATATATGTAGACGCCATGCTGGGCTGGCTCGCCCGGATGCTCCGAATACTATTTGGGGCCGAGGTCTTCTACAGCTCGTCTATAGGAGATTCCCAACTTTTAAAGACCAACTGTTTGGTGGTCACAAGAGACGAGGAGTTATTTAGACAAAGACGGGGCCCTACTATACTCCTGAAAACAGACGACCACGTGAAGTGGATTGCGGTTTTCCTACGGCTTGGGATGAGGCCCTTTGAGAAGACGCGATGTCCGGAGTGCGGGGGCGAGTTAATAAAGATCAGTTGCGGTGAGGCTGAGGCCGCAGTCGGCCACGCAATTCAAAGCGCCGAGTGCTGGCGATGTGTAAATTGCGGCAAATATTACTGGGTCGGCTCCCACTGGCGCAGACTGAGGCAGTTGGTCAGAGAGGCGGAGGAGGTCAGAGCCGAATGTCTGGGCACCGGTTAA
- a CDS encoding dihydroorotate dehydrogenase 2, translated as MALLASVGKYIHYIHPEIAHRLGALLFSIPLPSCKCERSWEIGGVKVCGPVGVAAGLDKTGLYSRFLSFFCPGFIVVGSTLPRARRGNRPPRAARLRPYSMVNAMGLNSPGIAKVVSRLRGLRYPLFISIAGFSAEDFAVQLLYLQRHFKPDAVEINISSPTYRGFWRDAPTLVKTEFPVFVKVGPSADIRSVVRRVREVGWGLVVTNTLPVEDPRLSVGRGGLSGLLLYKYGFKLLERVRRLAGKDVPIIYSGGLYTCGQLREVLKLADAAEVLTSILYFTPYVLKLLNRCPDIRL; from the coding sequence ATGGCGCTGTTAGCCTCTGTAGGCAAGTATATACACTATATACACCCTGAAATTGCCCACAGACTTGGGGCGCTACTCTTCTCGATTCCGCTGCCCAGTTGTAAATGCGAAAGATCGTGGGAAATTGGCGGCGTAAAAGTCTGCGGCCCCGTCGGCGTGGCGGCGGGCCTCGATAAGACGGGTCTTTACTCGAGGTTCCTCTCTTTTTTCTGCCCCGGCTTTATCGTAGTGGGATCCACTCTGCCGCGCGCGCGAAGGGGGAACAGGCCGCCTAGGGCGGCTAGACTCCGGCCGTATTCAATGGTAAACGCCATGGGTCTTAACAGCCCCGGCATTGCCAAAGTAGTCTCAAGGCTCCGCGGGCTTAGATATCCGCTGTTTATTAGCATCGCCGGGTTTAGCGCGGAGGACTTCGCCGTGCAACTCTTATATTTACAGCGACATTTTAAACCAGACGCCGTTGAGATAAACATATCGAGCCCGACTTACAGGGGGTTTTGGCGAGATGCGCCGACGCTGGTAAAGACGGAATTTCCCGTATTTGTAAAAGTGGGACCATCAGCGGATATACGCTCTGTAGTTAGACGCGTCAGAGAAGTCGGGTGGGGTTTAGTAGTAACTAATACATTGCCAGTAGAGGACCCCCGCTTAAGCGTTGGGCGCGGCGGGTTAAGCGGTTTACTTTTATATAAATACGGCTTTAAACTCCTAGAGAGAGTGCGGCGATTAGCCGGGAAAGACGTGCCTATTATCTACAGCGGCGGTCTGTATACTTGCGGCCAACTGCGCGAGGTGTTGAAACTGGCAGATGCGGCCGAGGTCCTCACCTCTATTCTCTACTTTACGCCCTATGTTCTTAAGCTCCTTAACCGGTGCCCAGACATTCGGCTCTGA
- a CDS encoding TIM barrel protein: MAKVYLGPAGIPQFVVKAKSTLDAVKVVRELGLNAMEVEFVQGVRMSRELAKQVGKAAQDYQVKLSVHAPYFINLCSEEADKVEKSRQRLVDSLDRAYYMGAWVVVVHAAYYGKLGPERCYEKVKEELEKAYKESGIGSGVYIGVEITARTNQFGSVEEAFRLGKELSFVVPVIDWGHLYARNNGSINYGEILDLWAREFGNAHMHTHFTSVRYRNGKFVDEHEPIERNMPPFEPLARELKNRDITITLICESPLLEKDALLMKEILEQVGVNLA, from the coding sequence ATGGCAAAGGTATATCTGGGGCCTGCCGGCATTCCTCAATTCGTCGTAAAGGCCAAGTCTACGCTAGACGCAGTAAAAGTTGTGAGAGAGTTAGGACTAAACGCCATGGAGGTGGAGTTCGTGCAGGGGGTCAGGATGTCTAGAGAGCTGGCGAAGCAAGTGGGCAAGGCCGCGCAAGATTATCAGGTAAAACTCTCAGTCCACGCGCCGTATTTTATAAATCTCTGCTCAGAGGAGGCGGATAAGGTGGAGAAGTCGCGGCAAAGGCTCGTGGACTCCCTGGACAGGGCTTATTACATGGGGGCTTGGGTGGTGGTGGTACACGCAGCGTATTATGGGAAATTAGGCCCTGAGAGGTGTTATGAAAAAGTAAAGGAGGAGTTGGAAAAGGCGTATAAGGAGTCGGGGATAGGATCGGGGGTTTACATCGGCGTGGAAATTACGGCGCGTACTAATCAGTTTGGGAGCGTGGAAGAGGCGTTTAGATTAGGCAAAGAGCTCTCCTTTGTTGTGCCCGTCATTGACTGGGGACATTTATACGCCAGGAACAACGGGTCAATTAACTACGGCGAGATTTTAGATCTCTGGGCCCGGGAATTTGGCAACGCCCATATGCACACTCACTTCACTTCAGTCCGCTACAGAAACGGCAAGTTCGTCGATGAACACGAGCCGATTGAGCGAAACATGCCCCCCTTTGAACCGCTGGCTAGGGAGTTGAAAAATAGAGATATTACAATAACGCTAATCTGCGAATCTCCCTTATTAGAAAAGGACGCGCTCTTAATGAAAGAAATTTTAGAGCAAGTCGGCGTAAACTTGGCATAG